GACAGAGCAATCCAGAAAGGCCACAACTTTCGCTTAGTGGTCTACCACTTAGCTTACCGATTTTTCCATATTTCCAGCCTTGCCATATTTGTCAGCCATGCAAGCCTGGTTTATGGCATGCTTTATAGGACTTGTAATGCAGGCTCCATCCAGCAGCAGCATAGTAGCATATACCGCAGTTAGCACTGACGGGTGCTGACGACCACAGAGAAATGGAAGAGACCTACTGTATGTTGCACAGTGGTGGCCTTTTTTGACAGGCCTCAGGTTTTGCAGGTGCTGTGTGGGGGGTGTGTAAATAAGATAAACAGAAGGGAGCCTGCCTCAGTGAGCCTCTCCAGATACTGCTGGGAGAACTCTGCGCCGCCCATCTTGCGGGTGCTTGTAAACAGCTCCCGCGCTGACTCGCGCAGCCGCAGGTGGTGACTCTCCAGCACCTGGGGGCTGAGGTAGGGCTGGTCTCCACCGCACAGCTGCACACAAGCACCACAGAAGATGTCACAAAAGAACCACCTGCTCACCACTTCATCATGCTAAAGGTGGTGAACAGCGCGAAGGACAGGGACAAGGGAGACACAACAGggcagcgcctgtcctgttgtctCACCCTAAATTTCAGCCAGGATATCAGTAACACGTGCTTGCTCTCAAATCCACGCCTCTTTCTTTGCGTCGCTTGATGCTAACCTCTCTCTCTACTGCTCACTACAATGACCTTAAACCCACATCCAGCCTTTTTGTTAGCCCCCAAGTTTTGGCACCACAGTACAGGCTACTTACTGACGAGGCTCTCCTGAGCTTTTCAATCTGTAGACTTTAGCCTGCTCGCTACCAGGCACTCACCTGCTCCATGCTGCTTGCGTACTTGTCCTTAGCAGTCGCCACGGCTGCCAAGTTGTTCGCCTCCGCCGTTGCCTGGAAGGGCACGACAGTGTTATGGCACACAGCCCAATGCCATAATGCAGGAATATACGGGAGTGGAAACTCTTAGTCTTGGTGCAATGCGAGAGTTCTATGTACAGGGTCTGTCACAGATAAAGGAAACACAAATTGTCCCTTAAGCATAGATTACAGCCAGGATTTGAACTGAAAGCCTGCTGATGAACCTTTCATTAACCcaatcatcagcatcatcatcagccaaagGAGGTCCACTGCAGGAGAAAAAGGCcactcccatacctctccaattaacactgtcctgtgccagcagcagccACCTTATTCCCCAAAAATTTCCTAACTGACCCTCTGACATCTCCTGCTacacttgccctctcttggaatctgctcagttacccttaacgaccatcagttatctAGCCTTACGTTACATGCCTTGCCCACACCCTTTCTTGATTTCATTAACCCCATCAAGCACTAAcgagcaaagatggcttctttttttattaattttttttatgtccgtgaaGTTTTGTCAAAAGGAACTCGTGGGAACAATAGATGATAGCGCTGCTTTTAGCCAGCATTACACAAGCTCGACAAAGCAGatacagtttattttttcaatgcaactaattcacacatTTTTAAGATTCTGCATCGCAGTATTCTAAGTCTGCTGGTTTGTggggtttattgtcccaaagcgactatgaGGGACACCTGCACACACCTATTCCCAACATCCCAGATGATTATACTTTTTCAGTCAGGTCCTCATAAGACCACATTCTTACTTAACAATGCTTTCAGAGCCTCAGCTATGCTTAAATTATCTCATTACTGTTGTAAAAAGTTATGTTAAGAAACACAGTCCACTTCAGGCATTTTAACACACTCATGCTTGCAAAACAAGCAGACCAACAGACGCACTCACAGGAGCTGAGCTGTACCAGAGCTACTTAAAAACGCAGAGGCATCCATCTTAAAAACAATATCCTGCATTCATTTTGCATGCCTGACTTAAATGGTTCCATGCCAGACCTTTCCGATTTCAGTACATTTCTACTGCAAACACACTTGTAGCCATTGAGCCTTTTAGACAGGAATTTGATACTGTTCGGGTCATGTACACTAATGTGGTCGCAGCATCCGAACAGGTTAAATGATATCTGCCTAATATGTTGCATCTTACAGAAGAGCTGAAATGGATACAAAGTAATTATTATGTTTCCTCTAGGTTCAACACACCCAGTACAATTTGAGTGACTTGGAGTCATGCAAGATATTTGTATCTTGTAATGAACCACACTTATCCACTAAGCAAAGTGCAACACAcaccactgcataacatttcactCTAACTTCTCAAGCACACATGCGATGTCATCTGTCATTCAGGTCATGATCATGCAGACAGGATGAGTTTCCATTCCAGAATATTCTCGCTTCGTGCTCAAAGCCGTGCTACTCACCTCCAGCATAGATTTAGGTTCAGGCAACTCGTCCCCTTTGAAGATGTTTACATAGACCTGCAAGAGTGCAAGAGCATAGTGATAAGTATTTCAAGGGAGCAGTTCAAGTACTGTACTGCAGGTTTTGGTTTCTGTGCTCCTGGAGATTGGCTGCTGTCTCACCTATCCTTTTTTGTGGTGTCAAACCAAGACAGATCAAAGTAAGGGCAGAAACTCAAAGCAAAAGACCAAATGTTAGGATAATTTATTTCTGATGAAGAGGGCCTATTAGGCTCGAGCTACCAGTTCCACCATTCTTGCTTCTTGCACACACAATAGTCCAGAGAGCAACATGGGAACATTCAAGTAGCACTTCTTGGAAAGATCCATGAAGGGGAAACTACGTGACACACAGAATATACAATATAAACCAGAATGCTAGACGATACCCAACCctaaaaaacaaaccaaaactTGCAGTAAGCAGAGTGATTGCCAGCTTACCTTGAAGTACGCTAACAGCTCCTGGCAAGAGATCTTTTGGCCATTAATCTCCTTAACCAGCAGGTTGTCTGGTGCCAACAATGAGGGCACCAGTGCCCTCAGCTGCTCCTTGAACTCGTCCTCAATGTCCGAGAGGCGACCGTCAAACGAGGCTGCGGTTGCCACCTGCCCGGCAAGAATCACAGGTTCTGAGGTGTCCCACACAACTCgaaagcattttctttttttttaccttgagtCCTGGGTGCGGCATGAGGAAGCAGCCGATCTCTGAGAAGCATGACCGGATGtgccgccgcagctgctgcaacTCCTGGTGCTGCCGGTCGGAGATCTGCAACCGCCGCTCCAGGATGGTGCGACCGCCATCTGCACCATAATCCGCGTCGTAGGGGTAACTCCAGTCCCGAACCAGAAAGAGAAGCTTCTGGAAGGGCTTTTCACTCATGTCCTGCAAGGCCAAATACAATGTTCGTCATTGCCAAGTGGTGCAGCATATGTGGTGTTTCCCCACCACACATGCAATGTGTACTTGTCAATGGATGACACAAGTGCATGGCCTTCAAGTGCAGGCAAGTGCattgtcaggtgcattttgcatAAAGTGGTGATGCACACTGGGAGGCTTTTACTGAAAAGAGGGTGCTTTCAAACGAAAGCAGAGAGATAGTGGTCGTACACATGGAATGTTTTCGAGGCATTCTACACCACGGCGCAGAACTTCACTGAAGGCCACGCGCTCACGTTATCACTCGATGGCGGCAGCACGACGTACTTGCTGAGCCAGCCGACCGTACTCGGTGAAGAGCTGCAAGTGCTGCAGATCATCCTCCTGGATGTTCTGCGAGAGGTTGTAGACCTGCACCGAGCTGGTCATGGTGCTCAGGGCGAATATGGTCGCGCAGTCCTTGACCGTGGACTCGCAGTCGAACGCGCCTTGCGTGTCCATGAACAGCACGGCCAGCTGCTGGCCCTGGGTGGTGGTCACCTGCGACGGAAGGCGCGCGCGTCAGACGGCGCCCGTCCAAGGCAGCAGGCGCCTCACCAGGAACACCTCGTCCCAGATGAGGATGCCCGTCGTGTCGCGCTCGCAGCCTCCGCGCCAGGTGAAGCCCTTCAGCGGGGCCGTCGGGTCGCCCAGCCAGTCCCCCTGGGCCCCGTTGCGCATGAAGCGCAGGAAGAAGTCCAGCAGGAAGGATTTGCCCTTGCGGAAGGCTCCGGCTACGGAGACCACCACGACGGGCTTATCCTTGACGTGGTCGGCCAGCAGGATGCGGCCCAGGGCCTCCTCGTCCAGCTCGAAGCTGTGGTCATCCTTGGTGCGCAGGATCTGCACCGGCCGACCGGTCTCGATGCGCTCGACCATCGCGTCCCCCCTGCGTAGATGCGCTCAGCTGCAACGGCCGCGACGGGACACGCGGGCGCTGGTCGTGACTGGCGCGGCCGAGCGGCACAGATCGGGCCGCTGTCCATCGCCCCCGCACAAGGGGCCGCGGCACGCGCTGGAACAGGAAAATGCTGTGGGCGCTTGCACTTACGTCCTTGCGCTAAACTCCTCCACGGCCCGAAATCCAGCTAGGTGCTCATCACCTGAGCGCAGGTGCGCTGGCCGCCGATGGCATCTGTTCGCCGAGGAATCGTGCCTTGTCGTCCTTCCAACCGGACGGACAAGATACTCCTCCCTGCCACGAAGTCAGGCCACCCCAGGTAGTAGTGGTGGCCGTTCGGAACAACACTACCACTACTAGCTGCCAGAAGCGATTACTTTCCTCCTCCAAGGAACAGCTCTGTCTGCGGCTTGCACAATACGACGAAACCAACAAGACGACGACGATGGCTCACAGTCGGCGCCACTGTCTGGCCACCACTTGGGCCACGCACCGCCACGAGACACCGCAACGCCACTTAATCTGACCCGTGATCTGACTCCGTAGACGCCAGTAATTTTTTAGATGCCGTTGCTTTAGTTAAAAACACAAGTTTGAATGACTGCGCCGAGTTTCTGGTCTTCTACCTGCAAATCATTTACGCGATGGTTGCGCCGCGTAACCAAGGCCGGTGTAAACTGATTCAATGAAAATGAGGGTGCGAACATGGGAGAGGGCGAGATTAACGCTGGGTTGGTTTAGGTGCGTGTGTTTGTTTTAATTGGAGCCCATGTGAAGTCATAAATTGCAAATTACACAACGCAGTAGCATACCGAGCCGGCACGCGCTGCTGTCAAGGCCGCGGCCGCGAAATTGGCCTCGAGGTGGAGAGACAGCACTCGCCGAAGCGAAACTCGACGCCCGCCAGTGCCGCCAGCTGACCGCAGCGCAAGCATGGTGCTACCAAACGACATGCCCGAGCCCGACAACAACAACTCCGGCGACGACGCCCTGCCGGCTGTACCCGCATACCACATGCACCAGCATGTCTCGTCCGATTCGGACTCCGAGTTAGGTGATGGGGACAGCGTGGATGGCGGCGGCGGCTATCAGCTTCTGCCCCAGGACCCCGACCAGGAGGCGAGCGACGCGGTGCGACCCGCCGACATCCATAGTCGGTCGTATTTGGGATATCGCTGTGGTCATTTTAGTCCGCTAGCACATATactggccattccccgcatttagccgttgtgtctgtgtgtgtgtttgtcgGCTGTGGCTAGGGTTTCGTCCAgacagaacaacaaaaaaaaagctgttggAAATTCGTCCAGCCCATGGTCCAGGCGTAACAAAAATCGCTCTCGCTTGGATCCGCATGGAGCAGTGACTGCCACTTAAGTTCTCTAATAAGAACAAAGcaaattaaatatttgcattttgTGCTGATATATGCAGtggtacaggtgcccacaaaagtttttggAACATGGAAATTACAAAAGCAGCTTAATTGTTTGACAGTCTGAGAATGCAGCCGCAAACTAAAGACTGTAATTTGCAGTGCCCTAAACGACCTGCACCATACACTCCCCAATACATGGCTGCGCCTCTAGCCAGTAAGGTAATTCAGATTTTTCATGTTTTGGTCCTCCGAGAACTTTTTTTGGGTGCCGGGAACTCTAACAGCACAAATGTTGTTCCGCCTGGGTGAAGCAGCAggtattctgaaaaaaaaaattagccgttCTGTGAGTTAAGCGCAGAAAGGACCGCAGCTACCCCTTTTGTTCTGTCACAgcaaacctaacctaactaaaGCAAACCTAACTGCTTTAGATGCAAAGGGTATCAAAACAAACCACGCAGCAATGCAGCAGAGTACATGCTGGGGTGTTATGTAATGGTTCTTATCTGATCAAAACCTTATAGGACATTTGACAATAGGGTACAGTGTTCTGGAAGTCTTCTAAAACACGTGTTGTAACCAGGGGTTGGTTTGAAAAGGAACAAGGTCTGGTATGGACAGAACTGCAGTGCCAGCAAATACAGCATTCAGACGAAACTCTAGTAGCAGTCGCATCGTTCTGTCTGGATGGAACGCTAGACACTCATCGTTCTGTCTGGACGGAACGCTAGACACTCCGTTGTTTGTCCGAGGCCTGCttctggcaggtggcccacctgccacgaTGGACAGGTGGCAATCTGCCCACGTGTATATATACATACACCTGGCAGTTTGTGaggatgtcacaaggtcacgtgatgtAGGTGGCTGGCGAGCAACCTGCTTTATAAAGATGACATGCCATGACAAACACCTTAGCATAGCAGTGTTTTCACGATTTAAAAAATTGTGAAACACACCCAGCTAGTGCACatatttgcatttggcctaattatGCAAATCAGCCGCAATTTTTATTCTTAAAGGCAGAGTAACCTGCATCTTGGCAGGGTGCGGAATCTTGATGTTGACTGACACATAAGCGCTTCGTGCTTTAGATTAATGCCCGAATCCATAGCATGTTCAGGCACCTCTTGGTGCCTGAACGAGCTTCCAACATATCTGGAAGAGCTCATCAGTCAGGCTCTGTCTGCTGCCATGACCttcgggatcccggccgacggataGACATGCTGCTGTTTTGCGGTTTTGACTGGTGTTAATAAATGTTATTTTCTCTTTCTCCCTTGGCATGATTCTTTCCTTGATCTGGCCTTGGTGGAGTTTCTCATCACGTGTTTCTATGTAATTTTCGAAGGCTACAGTTCTAAAGGCCCGGCTGAAACGCCCTCAGAAATATGAATATGCAGACTTTCAGCTGAAAAATCTGTGCGTGGCCTTTGTGATCCTGAGTGAAGCAGTGTGCACTTTTGCTTTTGAGCTGTTTGAGCATGTACTGTATACATGTGACGGGCACTTAATGAATGGCCAGAGAAAAACCATTCTTTGCTTGGTCTTCACAGGAGGAGGCAGAAGATGAGGAGCCGGCAGCTTCTTCTTCTGGGTCCCTGGCCTTGCCTGAGGTAAGCCAAACATGCAGAGCATACCAGTGGCTATACTGTACATTTCTGCAGTTGTTAGGAGCAGTAACTGTTGATGCGTTATTCAATCTTCGGgtattttacagcgacagctgttaagcaccCGTTCCTAGGTTTTGCATTGCCGCCATAGTAGTATGTCGTAGTCAGCGGTGTAACCGGTGGATGCGTTGCCGTGAGAACCTCTCGGAGGATGGCTACCATGGAAGGAGGTGGGTATGACGTGAGTGGAGGAATCTATTACCAGTGAGTGGTTACCACTGGAACCATCCGGATGGTGGCTACCTTGGAAGGAGAAGGGTATCGCAAGAGCGGATGTATCCTCAACCGGAGGAAGGTATGATCAGAGTGTAAAAAGGGGCAGCCAGTGgctggttgccatgggaaccacctgGCAGGTAGTTATTATGGAAGTAGCACGGTATGGCGAGACCGTCGGAAGGTGTGACTAAAAGGTGGTTACTACGAACCATCTGAAGACTGGAGGAACCTCCAACTGGAGGATGATTACCGTAGAAGGAAGAGGCTATGGCAAAAGTGTTAGAAGGGACAACTGATgggtggttgccatgggaactccTGGAGGGTAGTTACTCTGGAGCACGGT
The genomic region above belongs to Amblyomma americanum isolate KBUSLIRL-KWMA chromosome 9, ASM5285725v1, whole genome shotgun sequence and contains:
- the atl gene encoding atlastin GTPase; amino-acid sequence: MVERIETGRPVQILRTKDDHSFELDEEALGRILLADHVKDKPVVVVSVAGAFRKGKSFLLDFFLRFMRNGAQGDWLGDPTAPLKGFTWRGGCERDTTGILIWDEVFLVTTTQGQQLAVLFMDTQGAFDCESTVKDCATIFALSTMTSSVQVYNLSQNIQEDDLQHLQLFTEYGRLAQQDMSEKPFQKLLFLVRDWSYPYDADYGADGGRTILERRLQISDRQHQELQQLRRHIRSCFSEIGCFLMPHPGLKVATAASFDGRLSDIEDEFKEQLRALVPSLLAPDNLLVKEINGQKISCQELLAYFKVYVNIFKGDELPEPKSMLEATAEANNLAAVATAKDKYASSMEQLCGGDQPYLSPQVLESHHLRLRESARELFTSTRKMGGAEFSQQYLERLTEEIDQTFENFAKHNEGKNIFAAARTPATLFAVVLAFYFASGAFALIGLYSFSNFCNLLMGLSLLSLCTWGYVRYSGDMREVGAQIDAIANVIWAGLLKPLYKTVMQDRVLPPHLTGGAGEGTRAPPPNGRLKGN
- the LOC144104855 gene encoding uncharacterized protein LOC144104855; its protein translation is MVLPNDMPEPDNNNSGDDALPAVPAYHMHQHVSSDSDSELGDGDSVDGGGGYQLLPQDPDQEASDAEEAEDEEPAASSSGSLALPEAPSEWRPTEEMLRPAEPRPVEPLAQAQILAIQAAMAGFELPSSHVPPWAKDVPEEEWKQCLYRKLRGLATQRP